In one window of Bos taurus isolate L1 Dominette 01449 registration number 42190680 breed Hereford chromosome 4, ARS-UCD2.0, whole genome shotgun sequence DNA:
- the STEAP2 gene encoding metalloreductase STEAP2 has protein sequence MESISMMGSPKSLSETFLPNGINGIKDARKVTVGVIGSGDFAKSLTIRLIRCGYHVVIGSRNPKFASEFFPHVVDVTHHEDALIKTNIIFVAIHREHYTSLWDLRHLLVGKILIDVSNNMRVNQYPESNAEYLASLFPDSLIVKGFNVISAWALQLGPKDASRQVYICSNNIQARQQVIELARQLNFIPVDLGSLSSAREIENLPLRLFTLWRGPVVVAISLATFFFLYSFVRDVIHPYARNQQSDFYKIPIEIVNKTLPIVAITLLSLVYLAGLLAAAYQLYYGTKYRRFPPWLETWLQCRKQLGLLSFFFASVHVAYSLCLPMRRSERYLFLNMAYQQVHANIENSWNEEEVWRIEMYISFGIMSLGLLSLLAVTSIPSVSNALNWREFSFIQSTLGYVALLISTFHVLIYGWKRAFEEEYYRFYTPPNFVLALVLPSIVILGKIVLLLPCISQKLKRIKKGWEKSQFLEEGIGGAVPHLSPERVTVM, from the exons ATGGAATCGATCTCCATGATGGGAAGCCCCAAGAGTCTTAGTGAAACTTTTTTGCCTAATGGGATAAATGGTATCAAAGATGCAAGGAAGGTCACTGTGGGTGTAATTGGAAGTGGGGATTTTGCGAAATCCCTGACCATTCGACTTATTAGATGTGGCTATCATGTGGTAATAGGAAGCAGAAATCCTAAATTTGCTTCTGAATTTTTTCCTCATGTAGTAGATGTCACTCACCATGAAGATGctctaataaaaacaaatataatatttgtTGCTATACATAGAGAACATTATACCTCCCTGTGGGACCTGAGACATCTGCTTGTGGGTAAAATCCTGATTGATGTGAGCAATAATATGAGGGTAAACCAATATCCAGAATCCAATGCAGAATATTTGGCTTCATTATTCCCGGACTCCTTGATTGTGAAAGGATTTAATGTTATCTCAGCTTGGGCACTTCAGTTAGGTCCTAAGGATGCCAGCCGGCAG GTTTATATATGCAGCAATAATATTCAAGCTCGACAACAGGTTATTGAACTTGCCCGTCAATTGAATTTCATTCCCGTTGACTTGGGATCATTATCATCAGCCAGGGAGATTGAAAATTTACCCCTGCGACTGTTTACTCTCTGGAGAGGGCCAGTGGTGGTAGCCATAAGCCTGgccacatttttctttctttattcttttgtcaGAGATGTGATTCATCCCTATGCTAGAAACCAGCAGAGTGACTTTTATAAGATTCCTATTGAGATTGTGAATAAGACCTTGCCGATAGTTGCCATTACTTTGCTGTCCCTGGTCTACCTGGCAGGTCTCCTGGCAGCTGCTTATCAGCTTTATTATGGCACCAAGTATAGGAGATTTCCACCATGGTTGGAGACCTGGTTACAGTGTAGAAAACAGCTCGGATTATTAAGCTTTTTCTTCGCTTCGGTCCATGTTGCCTACAGCCTCTGCTTACCAATGAGAAGATCGGAGAGATACTTGTTTCTCAACATGGCTTATCAGCAG GTTCACGCAAATATTGAAAACTCTTGGAACGAGGAAGAAGTCTGGAGAATTGAAATGTATATTTCCTTTGGCATAATGAGCCTTGGCTTACTTTCCCTCCTGGCAGTCACCTCTATCCCTTCAGTGAGCAACGCTTTAAACTGGAGGGAATTCAGTTTCATTCAG TCTACCCTTGGATATGTCGCTCTGCTCATAAGTACTTTCCACGTTTTGATTTATGGATGGAAACGAGCTTTTGAAGAAGAGTACTACAGGTTTTATACACCACCAAACTTTGTTCTTGCTCTTGTTTTGCCCTCAATTGTAATTCTGGGCAAGATTGTTTTACTCCTTCCATGTATAAGCCAAAAGCTAAAGAGAATTAAAAAGGGCTGGGAAAAGAGCCAATTTCTAGAAGAAGGTATTGGAGGAGCAGTTCCTCATCTCTCACCGGAGAGGGTTACAGTAATGTGA